The Paenibacillus sp. 481 DNA window TTGCTTTAACACCTCATGCAAATCAGAACGCAGTTGAAGCTCATTATGCGCATAGCGGATTTGCACTTGTTTTAATCCTTGCTTGCGTGCCGCCTCCACTTGCTGAACGAGATCACGCGCTGTACTAATCGCGCGATCTGGCCGCAAAATATACGGGCTCCACACCCGCTGAAGCTCTGCCGCCAGTGCACGCGTTGCGGCGCTGCCTTGGTTCAGCTTCTCGATTTGGCCCGCATACGAAACGAATGCTTGCGGATATTTATCAGCTACCCATTTATGGTCTGTCCGCATCTCCTGATCCGTACGCATGTAATACGTATACCGGACTTGATTTTTTTTGTCAGGAAGCGGATCATTCCAAGTTGCATCAAGATGATACCACCGCTCATCCATTTGAATCAAATTCCAAGCGTGCAGCGTATTGCCTGCCTCTCCTTCGATCACGAGGCTCGGAATACCGACTTCCTCCATCATCGCTTGCACAAGCAAAGCATAGCCTTGGCACACCGTTTTACCGTCAGTCAAAGCCTCGTATGCGGTGAACTTTTTCATATTTGCGTCATACGCCACATTTTGTACGATATAATCATGAATTTTTTTCACCTTATAATTGACATCGTCTTCCGGCTTAATAATGGTCTGTACAATTCGCTTCGCTTCACTACGGACATACATCGACTGCTCGTACGTCTCACGATAATCAACGTATACCGTTACGGTCGCACTATTGTCGTCTCCCTTCCAATTAAAAGAATAACGGCTGACATTGTACCGAATAAACGGATCAGAATGCAGCGATTCCGCCAGCACACTGTTCATTTTTTTCGTTAACTTATCCGTTGCTCCTTCATATTGAAAAGTAGATTTCGGCTCCCGATGCGTTAATTGTTCCACTAACCATTGCTGGATTTCCTGCTTTTGACGCAGCGGTTTGGCCTCAACTGTGGATAATACTGCGAAGCCCACGATTAAGCTGGCCGAAATCATCAAAAAGATACACACACGTAAAGCTGTCCTCACTCGTCCCCGTTTCGTTACGCGTAGCGGGATGTGATGGGGCTCATCTGAATCAAAATCGTGCAAACGTATCACCACCTCGGTTAAAACGGCGCTAGTCCGCCTTTGGTGATACGTATCGTAGCACAGCACTCATGCAGATGCTGTCTGGTTATGACAGCTGCAAAATGGTTCACAATCGGAGTGAATCGGTGATCATCGACATTGGCCGCCATGAAGTTCATCTATTATGCAAGAATTCATAAAGAGGTCGCTGTATGTGAGGCATTATTTTAGGCGAGTAGTGCCGAATCGAAGCGAGTTTTGAAAAAATAAAATGTTAAGTGTTTCCTAAATTAACACCTTAGATATGCCGTTGAAAGAACGGTAATACCGTTTCCCAGAAGCGGGCATCTTGCTCGGAACAGCTATGTCCGTCCGCATCTACAAGCAAGCAAGACTGTTTATAGGGCAGTTTCGCCATTAAGGTTTCCAGTTCACTTGCCGGAATAAAATCATCCTGTCGGGAATGCACCATGAGCACAGGTACTTGCTCTTGCTGCTTACGATTGTGGTTGTCTGTTAAAATGCGCGCGAGATCAATCTTAATGAATGATTTCACCGGTATTCTGGCACGCCACAACCAAATACGCGGCAAAATATTCGCTAACGGAAATAGCGGTATATTGCGACGCTTTAGTTCTGCCGTTATCATCGTAAACGGCCGCACAGGCATCGAATCGGTTACGATGGCTTGTACATTCAAGCCCTCATGTAAGCCCAAGACAGCTCCGAATCCGCCCATTGAATGTCCCAACAATCCGATTCGCGCAGTGTCCACATCTGCACGTGATCGTGCATATCGAACAGCCGCCAGCAAATCGTCCCTGAATAAGAACGCTGAAGGCGCAGCTATCCGTTCACTTGCCCCGTGACTCGTCACATCATACATCAGCACATGGTAACCAGCTTCAATAAGCGGAGTCACATAACGCAGTACCCTCACACGGCTGGAACCCCAGCCGTGTGAAATAATAATTGTAGGGGCTCGTTCGGTGTCTATTCGCCCCTTGCCACGAATAAACCACCCTTGCAGTGGCATACAACCAACAAACTGTACATTTTCATAAGGATAAGGCGGCTCCGCCGTAATCGGTACGTGACGCGGTGCCTGACTTTTTACTGCCATCTTCCATACGCCGCCCGCCGCCCCAGCTGCTGCTAACACACTTGCTCCAAATAGCCATAACAAAGCCATCTACTCCTCCTCCTTTAACTTGGTCTAGCTGATTCAACTTGTACTTTTCGCTGTGTTCACTAGTAACTGGGCCTGCTGCCTTAACTCCTCATAGCGCCCGTCTTGAATCCATTCTTTTCGCACCAGCTTCGAACCAAGTCCAAACGCCGAAGCACCTGCCTTCAAAAATGAGGCCATATTGTCCAAATCCACTCCGCCAGTAGCAATAATCGGAATGTGTGGCAGCGGTCCACGAACTTCACGAATGTATTCAGGGCCGAGCGCCCCCATCGGGAATAACTTGACCGCTTTAGCTCCGGCTTTCCAAGCCTTTACCATCTCAGTCGGCGTCAACACGCCCGGCCACACATCAACTCCGCGCTCTGCTGCATAACTAATAACGCGTTCATCCAAGTTCGGCGAAATAAGAAACTGTGCGCCGCCATGAATCGCCTCTGCGGCCATGCTCTCATCCAACACCGTGCCAGCACCAATGTAGGCTACCCCAGCAAACTGCTCGCGCCAGCGGGCGATTTGCTGAACGGCTCCCTCCGTGTTCATCGTCACTTCCATGAACCGAACCCCGCCAGCTACAAGCGCCTGTCCTGCTAAATCGGCCGGCTCACCTGTAATGCCGCGGAAAATCGCAATGATTCGCTCTTGAAGCATCAATGATGTTAAATCTTCCATCCCGTCCGTACGAGCATCAGACGGAACCGCTACGTGTGCCATTCCATGCTCTGTTCGCAGATCAGCCATTATACATTCACCTGCAACGCTGACTTACCCAATCGATTTTTGGCAAACGCCGCGCTCCCAATCACACCGCCATCATCGATCAGCTCACCTTGGCAAATGGTCAAGTTCTCTAAATAGCCGTGATATACCGTCCGCTTCAACGTCTCACGCACCGAACGGAACAAACGCTCTCCTGCCAATGCCCCGCCTCCACCAATCACGATAACGTCTGGGCTAAACAGCGAAATAGAGTAGGCCAATCCCCGGCCTAGCACTTGCCCTGTGTAGTCCATAATTTGCACGGCCAGCTCGTCCCCTTCATCATAAGCAGCTGATACGTGCGCAGCCGTTAATTCACCGCGCTCATACACATCGCGCAGCGTGCTGCTTCGCCCTACCTCAAGCGCTTGCTTCGCTTGCCGAACGATACCCGTGGCCGACACAACCGTCTCCAAACAGCCGGTCAAGCCACAGCCACAACGTTCGGTTTCGCCTTCCACGGCGACATGACCAAGCTCGCCCGCCATAAATCGGCTGCCATAAAACAATTCGCCGCGCGTCACCGTGGCCGATGCCAATCCCGTACCGATCGTGACACCTTGTACCACTTCAGATCCACGTGCCGCACCGCTCATCGCTTCACCATAAACGTACATTCGAACATCATTATCGATAAAGACAGGTACGCCAACTTTAACGCTTAACAGCTCCGCCACTTCGACATCCTGCCATTTCAAGTTGGCCGAAAATAAACAGATTCCGCGCTCAGGGTCGATAAAGCCTGGTATTCCTGCCCCAACCGCGACCAACTCGCTGCGCTTGATTCCTGATCGGTTAACTAGCTCCTCGATCATCTCAGCCATTTTGCTAATCACCTGTTCGACACCTTGCGCTGCATCCGTTGGGCGTTTTACTTTTTCAAGCAGCTCATACTGTTCATTCACTAACCCACACACGATATTGGTGCCGCCCAAGTCGATTCCGATCATATAACTCATCATATTCTCCCCTTTAATTCTCTATTTTTTCGACAACCCATCCATTTAAATACCAAAATAAACCTTTTTATGATTAGGAATATTATACCACGAGCTATGCCGCCTAATTGTTAAATTTCTCAAAAAAAGACGACGGTCATGAACATTTTTGTATCGAAAAATGCATGAAAAATGTGTACCCTATTATTGTCGAATGTCGAGTAGATGAATTAACGATATGGATGAGGTAAAGGAGAATACACGTTGAAAATTGTAGATCGCATACTGGGGAGAATCGGAATAGCCATTGGAACCTTTTTTCTGCTTTATATTTTCTATGGGTTTCTATCACTTACTATATTAGAGATGCTTAAAATCGAAGGAATGGAATACAAAAGAGTAAGCATGATCTTAATGCTTATCGTCGCACCTATTCTAGGAATTCTGACATCTATCGTTTTAGCGGTGTATTACTTTATTCGAATACACAGGAAAAAGGAGGGTATTCATTCTTCATAACCGTAATGGCCTTTACATTAAAGTGAGCACTGAACTCAATCCCCACACAAAAAACTGACGCAAAATCGCCGCAAACTTGGAAGCGAACCTAAAGACTTCCTGCCCAGTTCCCGCTATAATAAAAGTGCTGTGAAATCAATCATTGAAAAATATGGAATTTGTAACTGATGAGGTGAAAGCCATGACCTATGTTAATATTAGTACGATTAGTCCCCAACTATTTGTAACTGTGCTCTTCTTTTTACTTATCGTATGCCCACTGCTCAGCCTCGGGGTGCTGCGCTTGTTTCAGCAAAAAACGAAAGTCGGCCTTATACATATCGTCTCTGCCATTGTAGCTTATATCGTATTTATGGTTGTGGCTGATGTGGTAGCCCAGACGTGGCGTTGAGTAAGCTAAAGATGTGAAGATTTGATGCTGCCTCTAACAACTACGAACATGCATAACTTCTGACTATATGAAAAAGATTGCCGACCATCCAGCCAAAAGGCCAGGTGGCGGGCAATCTTTTTTTAATGCAAACGAGTTGTAAAAATGCCCTTTCCAAGTAGACTTAACGACTTGAAAAGGGCATTCCTTGTATTCATGTATTATTTAATTGGCATGAAAATGCTTGTACCAGGGCCGATTTCCCAACCAAGGAACATCCATGCGAACAACATGATCAACCAACCGATTGTAAATGCAATCGTGTATGGAACCATCGTTGAAATGAGTGTTCCGATACCCACTTTTTTATCATACTTCTGCGCAAACGCAATCACGACTGCGAAGTAAGGCAACAGTGGCGAAATAATGTTCGTTGTTGAATCCGCAATCCGATACACGAGCTGCGTAAATTCCGGCGTGTAACCCAACTGCATCATAATCGGTACGAATACCGGTGCCATAATGGCCCACTTTGCAGATGCTGATCCGATAAACAGGTTAATCACACCTGAAATAAGAACAAAAATGAGAATAAGCGAAATACCTGTTACACCGCTATTTTGAATGAATTCAGCACCTTTAATCGCCAAGATCATGCCCAAATTCGTCTTACCAAAGTAAGCGACGAACTGTGCAGCAAAGAAGGCCAATACGATGTAAGAACCCATCGTAGCCATCGTGTCCGACATTTGCGCAGACACATCTCTAGAGCTGCGAATCGAACGAGTGACGACGCCGTACACTACACCTGGTACGAGGAACATGATCAAAATAACAGGTACCAAGTGTTTAAAGAATGGAGAGCTGACAATATCTCCAGTTCCACGCAATGGACCCCAATCTGGAACGACAAGCAAAGCAAGCACTACGCAAGTAGCTACAAACGAAGCAAGAGACAGCCATAGTCCGCGAACCTCTTCTGGTTTCAACTTCTCGACCTTTTCTTGCGTACCGCCTGTATACGTACCCAAGCGTGGCTCGACCAATTTATCCGTTACAAACGTACCAATAATCGTAATTAAAAATACCGACGCAGCCATGAAATAATAGTTGCCTGCGAGATTAAAGCTTTCTGCATATGCAGGATCAAGCGTTGCCGCAGCCGTACGAGACAGCTCACCTAACATCGGGTCAAGCGACGTTAGCAATAGATTCGCACTGAAACCACCGGATACACCGGCAAATGCAGCCGCCAAACCAGCGATTGGATGGCGTCCCATACCCGCAAATAGCACCGCACCTAGCGGCGTCAATACTACATAACCCGCGTCAGATGCCATACTGGACATGACGCCACCAAATACGAGCGCTGCCGTCATCAATTGACGTGGAGCAGACATAACGAGCGCGCGCAAAGCCGTCGATATCAAACCTGAGCGCTCCGCAATTCCAATACCGAGCATCGTGACGAGCACGGTGCCAAGCGGCGCAAAGTTCGTAAAGTTCGCAACCGCATTTTCAAAAATGTAAGCAATTCCTTCTTTGCTAAGCAAGTTATACACGGTCAATGTTTCACCCGGTTTGAGCGGATGTTCAACACTTAATCCAATACTGGATAAAATCGCAGATATGACTACAATTAACAGTGCCAAAATAGCGAACAACATAACCGGATCAGGCAACTTGTTGCCGATACGTTCTATGCCGTCAAGGATACGCATAAACAAGGTCCTTTTTGGAGCGCTTGCTGACTGATTCATCTGACTGTCCTCCCTAGACCAACACAAAAGTGTCCTCGTGGAGAGGACACTCAGCTAAATATTTTTATAATTATATTAAATATTGGCTCACAAATAAACAAAAATTTTACTTGTAAAATATTGAAATCTAATTCAAGTCTTATTTGAACCCTCTACATCCGTCTAACCAGCTGAACCATTAACATGTTGATGTGGAGCTTCAAAATACGATATATCCATTTAAAAAAGAAGGGGCATCCCTTCTTCGCGCCGATTCTACCCTTTGCTCGTTACGACATCATCTATGTCCTCTATAGATGGATATCATTACTTTGATGGGGTAGGCTGCGATGAGATGCCCGCTGCTTTATAAAAAGTCTGCTTCGATGTATTAAATTGCGTCGAATACTCGTTAAACTCGGTTTTTAATTGCTCGACTTGACGGAACGATGCATTGCGCTCTGAAACGGACGCATTAATATTTTTCAATTTCGTATCTGGCGATTTCAATTGCTCGTACAACTTCTGCTCCCGCTCCAACATTTCACCGTAGTGCTTATGCAAAGTTTGGAACGTATCGTAACGCTTCACATAAGCTTGATATGCAGCCGTTGCTTGCTCTTTCAATTTGGCATCTTCCAAATCGGACAGCGTACCGTCTAATTCGCCAAGCTTCTGACGAGCTTCATCAATCTGCACTTTCACTTCGTCCATCGCTAGTTTGCGCTTGGCTAATCCTTCTGTCGCGCTAGCAATTAACGTTTGCACGTTCTGATTCGATTTTACACCTTCATTAATAATGCTGCTATATTGCTGCTCGTCATGTTGTTCTAACGATTGCAAGGAAGCCATCGTTGTCGTAACAGCTGCTTCCGCCGTAGCCGCCTGTTCAAATGCGTTGAAAATTTTCGTCGTTGCAGATGTACCGCAACCTGTTAACACTACTGCTACCACGAGCAGCAACAGTGCAAAGCGTCCCCAATTGTGTCTGCTTCTCAAGCTACTAACCTCCTAAAATACTAGCTTACAACTTTTTATCATCATGGAA harbors:
- a CDS encoding transglutaminase domain-containing protein, whose amino-acid sequence is MHDFDSDEPHHIPLRVTKRGRVRTALRVCIFLMISASLIVGFAVLSTVEAKPLRQKQEIQQWLVEQLTHREPKSTFQYEGATDKLTKKMNSVLAESLHSDPFIRYNVSRYSFNWKGDDNSATVTVYVDYRETYEQSMYVRSEAKRIVQTIIKPEDDVNYKVKKIHDYIVQNVAYDANMKKFTAYEALTDGKTVCQGYALLVQAMMEEVGIPSLVIEGEAGNTLHAWNLIQMDERWYHLDATWNDPLPDKKNQVRYTYYMRTDQEMRTDHKWVADKYPQAFVSYAGQIEKLNQGSAATRALAAELQRVWSPYILRPDRAISTARDLVQQVEAARKQGLKQVQIRYAHNELQLRSDLHEVLKQFNAGKGELDYRVSAFNDSEHLLVDIELPAS
- a CDS encoding alpha/beta hydrolase, whose amino-acid sequence is MALLWLFGASVLAAAGAAGGVWKMAVKSQAPRHVPITAEPPYPYENVQFVGCMPLQGWFIRGKGRIDTERAPTIIISHGWGSSRVRVLRYVTPLIEAGYHVLMYDVTSHGASERIAAPSAFLFRDDLLAAVRYARSRADVDTARIGLLGHSMGGFGAVLGLHEGLNVQAIVTDSMPVRPFTMITAELKRRNIPLFPLANILPRIWLWRARIPVKSFIKIDLARILTDNHNRKQQEQVPVLMVHSRQDDFIPASELETLMAKLPYKQSCLLVDADGHSCSEQDARFWETVLPFFQRHI
- a CDS encoding bifunctional 4-hydroxy-2-oxoglutarate aldolase/2-dehydro-3-deoxy-phosphogluconate aldolase codes for the protein MEDLTSLMLQERIIAIFRGITGEPADLAGQALVAGGVRFMEVTMNTEGAVQQIARWREQFAGVAYIGAGTVLDESMAAEAIHGGAQFLISPNLDERVISYAAERGVDVWPGVLTPTEMVKAWKAGAKAVKLFPMGALGPEYIREVRGPLPHIPIIATGGVDLDNMASFLKAGASAFGLGSKLVRKEWIQDGRYEELRQQAQLLVNTAKSTS
- a CDS encoding ROK family protein; its protein translation is MSYMIGIDLGGTNIVCGLVNEQYELLEKVKRPTDAAQGVEQVISKMAEMIEELVNRSGIKRSELVAVGAGIPGFIDPERGICLFSANLKWQDVEVAELLSVKVGVPVFIDNDVRMYVYGEAMSGAARGSEVVQGVTIGTGLASATVTRGELFYGSRFMAGELGHVAVEGETERCGCGLTGCLETVVSATGIVRQAKQALEVGRSSTLRDVYERGELTAAHVSAAYDEGDELAVQIMDYTGQVLGRGLAYSISLFSPDVIVIGGGGALAGERLFRSVRETLKRTVYHGYLENLTICQGELIDDGGVIGSAAFAKNRLGKSALQVNV
- a CDS encoding AbgT family transporter, which encodes MNQSASAPKRTLFMRILDGIERIGNKLPDPVMLFAILALLIVVISAILSSIGLSVEHPLKPGETLTVYNLLSKEGIAYIFENAVANFTNFAPLGTVLVTMLGIGIAERSGLISTALRALVMSAPRQLMTAALVFGGVMSSMASDAGYVVLTPLGAVLFAGMGRHPIAGLAAAFAGVSGGFSANLLLTSLDPMLGELSRTAAATLDPAYAESFNLAGNYYFMAASVFLITIIGTFVTDKLVEPRLGTYTGGTQEKVEKLKPEEVRGLWLSLASFVATCVVLALLVVPDWGPLRGTGDIVSSPFFKHLVPVILIMFLVPGVVYGVVTRSIRSSRDVSAQMSDTMATMGSYIVLAFFAAQFVAYFGKTNLGMILAIKGAEFIQNSGVTGISLILIFVLISGVINLFIGSASAKWAIMAPVFVPIMMQLGYTPEFTQLVYRIADSTTNIISPLLPYFAVVIAFAQKYDKKVGIGTLISTMVPYTIAFTIGWLIMLFAWMFLGWEIGPGTSIFMPIK
- a CDS encoding YkyA family protein, translated to MRSRHNWGRFALLLLVVAVVLTGCGTSATTKIFNAFEQAATAEAAVTTTMASLQSLEQHDEQQYSSIINEGVKSNQNVQTLIASATEGLAKRKLAMDEVKVQIDEARQKLGELDGTLSDLEDAKLKEQATAAYQAYVKRYDTFQTLHKHYGEMLEREQKLYEQLKSPDTKLKNINASVSERNASFRQVEQLKTEFNEYSTQFNTSKQTFYKAAGISSQPTPSK